Proteins encoded by one window of Elaeis guineensis isolate ETL-2024a chromosome 12, EG11, whole genome shotgun sequence:
- the LOC105055770 gene encoding uncharacterized protein, producing MASSATSLLHPLVRAPRPATVRCLAGPASSPQPFTGRRRCLLLLVLSSPAPLLAGTAPARAQDIPLFGLRKRLKKIEEEAEEIVKEGEKAVEEGFVAAEKEIQAAEEGIAAEAGVGVAGDLLQAGAVAGAEAVGVLVGVSVVNGILGPERQKP from the coding sequence ATGGCTTCGTCAGCAACCTCGCTCCTCCACCCCCTCGTCCGCGCCCCTCGCCCTGCCACTGTCCGCTGCCTCGCCGGTCCCGCCTCTTCGCCGCAGCCTTTCACCGGCCGGCGGCGGtgcctcctcctcctcgtcctcTCCTCGCCTGCCCCCCTTCTGGCCGGAACCGCCCCCGCGAGGGCGCAGGACATCCCCCTCTTCGGGCTGCGGAAGAGGTTGAAGAAGATCGAGGAGGAGGCAGAGGAGATCGTGAAGGAGGGGGAGAAGGCGGTGGAGGAGGGCTTCGTTGCGGCGGAGAAGGAGATCCAAGCGGCGGAGGAGGGGATCGCCGCGGAGGCCGGGGTCGGGGTCGCTGGGGATCTGCTCCAGGCTGGGGCGGTGGCGGGGGCGGAGGCCGTCGGAGTTCTGGTGGGCGTCTCCGTCGTCAATGGAATTCTTGGGCCCGAGCGCCAGAAACCCTAG
- the LOC140852928 gene encoding uncharacterized protein, which produces MKRMGLSGVDAYAKFYQNKSGEFVTEEARQRHEKMLELREQATREVGSDGDTGSQQVCLMTDDTILDTVLGRQLGSGHSMRSKKSRSSSSGRSDDTSVPEAVRTSMSMMQDQISYWMNRSQTLERIVAAVAGRLGIDASELAPLQPHDAASAPPSRHVSGQGSTPGGGNEANESDHT; this is translated from the exons atgaagaggatg ggactatccggagtcgatgcctatgctaaattctatcaaaacaagagtggcgagttcgtgaccgaggaggcgaggcagcgtcat gaaaaaatgttagaattgagagagcaggcgacgagggaggtgggatctgatggtgatactggatcgcagcaggtttgtttgatgacagatgatacgattttggataccgtcctcgggcggcagttaggatctggtcatagcatgcggtccaaaaaatcacgcagttcgtcatccggccggtctgatgatacatcggtgccagaggcagttaggacatccatgagcatgatgcaagatcagattagttactggatgaatcgtagtcagacgctcgagaggatcgtagctgcggtggcgggacggctcggtattgatgcttctgagttagcacctctacagccacatgatgccgcctctgcaccaccatcgcgacacgtatcgggtcagggatcgacgcctggaggagggaacgaggccaatgagtcagatcatacttag
- the LOC105055769 gene encoding pentatricopeptide repeat-containing protein At5g66631, producing the protein MPSLHPFLSSIAKRQTLTLSISAALLRSFSYSAKPSAAAGETRVSLYFRRARLIDTLRLRLRLRSHDPSASFPLPSSPALDPFVAANALRAAPSPAHALALFHSFLSHPAVARRPAPALHALAKRLALARRLPDLHQLLADLDAGVFPSALPPSPMDRLRWLAAAGDLPSALHAWASLRSSASSSGRRGRSHPCTEAYNLIMNLYASTCDHSAAVATFNQMIQEGANPNSRTYTIIIDHLIRSGNLDHAIEVFHLLPSMRIRRTSKQYNVLAEALSSSGRFVDLEKLIKAMNSDGILPGRSMREAISRMREAGHTTGTEEFVKILFPDARIGIAVEEEESEEETDEEPDKEEDSDDNPKNDGSDQVKLKPWLDPIALAKALEDWDPAEVSELEAAKLVWTSRLVCKLLRAFKKAETAWEFFCWVAYQPGGFAHDRDTVARMIAILARNGHVELVERLLSKVKSEGILLPFDTVRLVVDFYGLSKKADAAVKVFRDANSICGSLSESNRLLLCSSLLRTMAKCRRRNEAMELLEEMMLEGVLPDIQTFTGLMQYFAGNGDLKSVHRLFGMVRQCRLEPDSYMYRVLIRAYCKQERAALALRMFEEMRSSRMLPDGHTKALLVKSLWKEGKLREAALVEERCEEVQTGLPSASPGHVWTVSAVDFERIYDIYSGCFAKRDG; encoded by the coding sequence ATGCCGTCCCTCCATCCCTTCCTCTCGTCCATTGCCAAgcgccaaaccctaaccctaagcaTCTCCGCCGCGCTCCTCCGCTCCTTCTCCTACTCGGCGAAACCCTCCGCTGCCGCCGGCGAAACCCGCGTCTCCCTCTACTTCCGTCGCGCCCGCCTCATCGACACGCTCCGCCTCCGCCTCCGCCTCCGCTCCCACGATCCCTCCGCCTCCTTCCCCCTCCCCTCCTCCCCCGCCCTCGACCCCTTTGTCGCTGCCAATGCCCTCCgtgccgccccctccccggcccacgCCCTCGCCCTTTTCCACTCCTTCCTCTCCCACCCCGCCGTCGCCCGTCGCCCCGCGCCCGCTCTCCACGCCCTCGCCAAGCGCCTCGCTCTCGCCCGCCGCCTCCCGGACCTCCATCAACTCCTCGCCGACCTAGATGCTGGCGTCTTCCCCTCCGCCCTCCCCCCTTCCCCCATGGACCGCCTCCGCTGGCTCGCTGCTGCCGGCGACCTCCCCTCGGCTCTCCACGCCTGGGCCTCCCTTCGatcctccgcctcctcctccggcCGCCGTGGCCGAAGCCACCCCTGCACCGAAGCCTACAACCTCATCATGAACCTCTACGCCTCCACCTGCGACCACTCCGCCGCCGTTGCCACCTTCAACCAGATGATCCAGGAAGGTGCGAATCCCAACTCTCGGACATACACCATCATCATAGACCACCTCATTCGATCCGGAAACCTCGATCATGCCATTGAAGTCTTCCATCTACTCCCTTCCATGAGGATTCGCCGAACATCAAAACAGTACAATGTGCTTGCCGAGGCCCTCTCGTCATCTGGCCGGTTCGTTGACCTGGAAAAGCTAATCAAAGCAATGAATTCTGATGGAATTCTCCCGGGGCGATCGATGAGGGAGGCGATATCAAGAATGAGGGAGGCTGGGCACACTACAGGGACCGAGGAGTTCGTGAAGATATTATTCCCTGATGCTCGAATTGGGATCGCTGTCGAGGAAGAAGAGAGCGAGGAGGAGACGGACGAGGAGCCGGATAAAGAGGAAGACAGCGACGATAATCCCAAGAATGACGGCAGTGATCAGGTCAAATTGAAGCCATGGCTGGACCCAATCGCTCTGGCCAAAGCTTTGGAGGACTGGGATCCGGCAGAGGTATCTGAATTGGAGGCGGCGAAGCTTGTGTGGACCTCCCGGCTGGTGTGCAAGCTACTGAGGGCCTTCAAGAAGGCCGAGACGGCGTGGGAGTTCTTCTGCTGGGTGGCATACCAACCTGGAGGGTTCGCCCATGACCGCGACACAGTTGCGAGAATGATTGCCATCCTCGCTCGAAACGGGCATGTTGAATTGGTCGAACGCCTTCTCTCCAAGGTCAAGTCCGAGGGGATTCTGCTCCCCTTTGACACTGTTCGATTGGTTGTCGACTTCTACGGTCTCTCGAAGAAAGCTGATGCCGCCGTGAAGGTCTTTCGCGATGCCAATTCGATATGCGGCTCGCTGTCGGAATCTAACCGCTTGCTGTTATGTTCTTCTTTGCTGCGGACGATGGCTAAGTGTAGGAGGAGAAATGAGGCTATGGAGCTGTTGGAAGAGATGATGTTAGAGGGAGTGCTTCCGGATATACAAACATTTACGGGTTTGATGCAGTATTTCGCCGGCAATGGGGATTTGAAGAGCGTCCATAGGCTGTTTGGGATGGTGAGGCAGTGCAGACTCGAGCCGGATTCTTATATGTATCGGGTGTTGATTCGGGCGTACTGCAAGCAGGAGAGGGCGGCGCTTGCGCTGAGGATGTTCGAGGAAATGAGGAGCTCGCGTATGTTGCCGGATGGTCATACCAAAGCTTTGCTTGTCAAGAGCTTGTGGAAGGAAGGGAAGCTTCGGGAGGCGGCATTGGTGGAGGAGAGGTGCGAGGAGGTTCAAACAGGACTTCCATCGGCATCGCCGGGTCATGTTTGGACCGTGAGTGCAGTAGATTTTGAGcggatatatgatatttattctGGTTGTTTTGCGAAGAGAGATGGGTAG